One window from the genome of Flavobacterium agricola encodes:
- the cmk gene encoding (d)CMP kinase encodes MKKITIALDGFSSTGKSTLAKQIAKQLGYVYVDTGAMYRAIALYAMQNNWVNDKQLLKQDLIAALPNVQLKFVYNPTLGFAEMYLNGENVEKQIRSLEVSNQVSKIAAISEVRAKLVEQQQNMGKDKGIVMDGRDIGTVVFPDADLKLFMTADAATRAKRRYEELVAKGDDVAYDEVLKNVQERDLIDSTRTDSPLIKAEDAIAIDNSNLSKDEQYEQVMQLVQSLLN; translated from the coding sequence TTGAAAAAAATTACCATTGCTTTAGACGGATTCTCATCAACAGGAAAAAGCACCTTAGCTAAGCAAATTGCAAAACAGCTAGGGTATGTTTATGTAGATACGGGCGCTATGTACCGAGCAATTGCTTTGTATGCCATGCAAAATAATTGGGTAAATGACAAGCAGTTGTTAAAACAAGATTTAATTGCTGCCTTACCTAATGTACAGCTTAAATTTGTGTACAACCCAACATTAGGATTTGCAGAAATGTATTTAAACGGTGAAAATGTTGAAAAGCAAATTCGATCGTTAGAAGTTTCGAACCAAGTAAGCAAAATAGCTGCTATTTCTGAAGTACGGGCTAAGTTGGTAGAACAGCAGCAAAATATGGGCAAAGATAAAGGCATTGTTATGGACGGCCGCGATATTGGTACGGTTGTTTTTCCGGATGCTGATTTAAAGTTGTTTATGACAGCTGATGCTGCAACACGCGCAAAACGCCGCTACGAAGAACTTGTTGCAAAAGGCGATGACGTTGCATATGATGAGGTTTTAAAAAACGTGCAAGAACGTGATTTAATTGATTCTACACGCACTGATTCTCCGTTAATTAAAGCTGAAGATGCTATTGCAATAGATAATTCTAACTTATCTAAAGACGAACAGTACGAGCAAGTTATGCAACTTGTTCAATCTTTATTA
- the lon gene encoding endopeptidase La translates to MSKNKIITIDSMSLQELDADSDLIPLLTSEEEEEMNQEIVPNELAILPLRNMVLFPGVVIPITAGREKSIALIKEANANDKNIGVVSQIDEKIENPGADDIYKVGTVARILRVINMPDGNMTVILQGKKRFQVDEVIENEPYLKATVIDLVEERPAADDEIFVSTVDAIKDTAVKYISENGNIPTDLSSAIVNIESNPFLINFVSSNLTISVSQKQQLLENNNLQDKAINLLRFMNTELQKLQLRNDIQNKVRVELDQQQKEYYLNQQMKTIQDELGGVSNEQEIEQMKAKSLTKKWSEKVAKHFEKEIAKLQRMNPQSPDYGVQRNYLELYLDLPWQKYSRDKFDLDKAQKILDREHFGLEDVKKRIIEHLAVLKLRKDMKSPILCLYGPPGVGKTSIGKSIAEALGREYIRISLGGLRDESEIRGHRKTYIGAMPGRIIQSLKKAGTSNPVIVLDEIDKLSHSHNGDPSSALLEVLDPEQNSDFYDNFLEMGYDLSKVMFIATSNDMSTIQPALRDRMEVIHMSGYTIEEKIEIGSQHLFPKQLKEHGLTKTQLRIEKPEIGQIVTGYTRESGVRGLDKKLAAVVRNVAKSVVLKEDYNRTLTPDDIVKILGTPKLEQDLYENNDVAGVVTGLAWTSVGGDILFIESIASKGKGQLSITGNLGTVMKESATIALEYIKAHADEYNIKPEVFEKYNIHMHVPEGATPKDGPSAGITMLTSLISTLTQKRVKTNLAMTGEITLRGKVLPVGGIKEKILAAKRSGITEIILCADNKKDIDEIKTEYLEGLTFHYVTKMDEVIKIAVTNEDVANPKEFKIS, encoded by the coding sequence ATGTCTAAAAATAAAATAATAACAATTGACAGCATGTCACTTCAAGAACTTGATGCCGATTCAGATTTAATTCCTTTATTAACTTCGGAAGAAGAAGAAGAAATGAATCAAGAAATTGTACCCAATGAATTAGCCATTTTGCCTTTGCGCAATATGGTGCTTTTTCCTGGAGTAGTAATTCCTATTACGGCAGGTCGAGAAAAATCAATTGCATTAATTAAAGAAGCCAATGCCAACGATAAAAATATTGGTGTAGTTTCTCAAATTGATGAAAAGATCGAAAATCCGGGGGCTGACGATATTTATAAAGTAGGAACCGTAGCTCGTATTTTACGCGTTATTAATATGCCAGACGGCAACATGACGGTTATTTTACAAGGTAAAAAACGCTTTCAGGTTGATGAGGTTATTGAAAACGAACCGTATTTAAAAGCAACCGTAATTGATTTGGTTGAAGAAAGACCAGCAGCTGACGATGAAATTTTTGTTAGCACGGTTGATGCTATAAAAGATACAGCGGTTAAATACATTTCAGAAAACGGAAACATTCCAACCGATTTATCATCGGCTATTGTAAATATTGAAAGCAATCCGTTTTTAATCAACTTTGTTTCTTCTAACCTTACCATAAGCGTTAGTCAAAAGCAGCAGTTGTTAGAAAATAATAACCTGCAAGATAAAGCCATTAATTTGTTGCGTTTCATGAATACCGAGTTGCAAAAACTGCAACTACGTAACGATATTCAAAACAAAGTTCGTGTAGAATTAGATCAGCAACAAAAAGAATATTACTTGAATCAGCAAATGAAAACCATTCAAGACGAATTGGGTGGCGTTTCTAATGAGCAAGAAATAGAACAAATGAAGGCAAAATCTTTAACCAAAAAGTGGAGCGAAAAAGTAGCGAAACATTTTGAAAAAGAAATTGCCAAATTGCAACGCATGAATCCGCAATCGCCTGATTACGGAGTGCAACGCAATTATTTAGAATTGTATTTAGATTTACCGTGGCAAAAATATTCTCGCGATAAATTTGATTTAGATAAAGCGCAAAAAATATTAGATCGTGAACATTTTGGTTTAGAAGATGTTAAAAAACGTATTATTGAGCATTTAGCTGTGCTTAAATTACGTAAAGACATGAAATCGCCAATTTTATGTTTATACGGACCTCCAGGAGTTGGTAAAACATCTATCGGAAAATCTATTGCAGAAGCTTTAGGACGTGAATATATTCGTATTTCACTTGGTGGTTTACGTGATGAATCTGAAATACGTGGGCATCGTAAAACCTACATCGGTGCTATGCCAGGGCGTATCATTCAATCGCTTAAAAAAGCAGGAACATCTAATCCAGTAATTGTTTTAGATGAAATTGATAAGCTGTCGCATTCTCACAACGGTGATCCATCTTCTGCTTTATTAGAAGTTTTAGATCCAGAACAAAATTCAGATTTCTACGATAATTTCTTAGAAATGGGATACGATTTATCTAAAGTTATGTTCATTGCAACATCAAACGATATGTCAACCATTCAGCCGGCATTACGTGACCGTATGGAAGTAATTCATATGTCAGGATATACCATTGAAGAAAAAATTGAAATCGGTTCTCAACATTTGTTTCCTAAACAATTAAAAGAACACGGATTAACTAAAACGCAGTTGCGTATTGAAAAACCAGAAATTGGACAAATTGTAACCGGTTATACACGAGAATCTGGTGTTCGTGGTTTAGATAAAAAATTAGCAGCAGTAGTTAGAAATGTAGCTAAATCTGTTGTTTTAAAAGAAGATTATAACCGTACATTAACACCAGACGATATTGTTAAAATTTTAGGTACGCCAAAATTGGAACAAGATTTATACGAAAATAATGATGTTGCCGGCGTAGTTACCGGATTAGCTTGGACCAGCGTTGGTGGAGATATTTTGTTTATCGAATCTATCGCTTCAAAAGGAAAAGGGCAATTATCTATTACCGGAAACTTAGGTACGGTAATGAAAGAATCGGCAACCATTGCTTTAGAATATATTAAAGCACATGCCGATGAATACAATATTAAACCTGAAGTTTTTGAAAAATATAACATTCACATGCACGTGCCAGAAGGTGCAACACCAAAAGACGGACCAAGTGCTGGGATTACAATGTTAACTTCTTTAATTTCTACCTTAACACAAAAACGTGTTAAAACCAATTTGGCTATGACGGGTGAAATTACTTTACGTGGTAAAGTTTTACCAGTTGGCGGAATTAAAGAAAAAATATTAGCTGCTAAACGTTCGGGCATTACCGAAATCATTTTATGTGCCGATAATAAAAAAGATATTGATGAAATTAAAACAGAATATCTAGAAGGTTTAACCTTTCATTACGTTACAAAAATGGATGAGGTAATTAAAATTGCCGTTACTAATGAGGATGTAGCTAATCCTAAAGAATTTAAAATTAGCTAA
- a CDS encoding MFS transporter has product MQNLPKGSKKLLNAWAFYDWANSVYSLVIASAIFPIFYGMLFSLHGSDYIDLNGITFKSTALISFVTAFAFLTVAILSPILSGIADFTGSKKGFMQFFCWFGALCTMGLYWFSLENIYFSLFLYYGGLIGFWGSLVFYNSYLPDIAFTEQQDAVSAKGYSMGYIGSVLLMLVNLVMVMKPDFFGIQEATPQLAAQKGMRIAFITVGVWWIVFAQYSFKYLPVFASKGKVTKNVVWSGVTELKKVWKSLQHTPVLKKYLVAFFVYSMAVQTVMLVATYFGEQEIAWANDEQKTVGLIVSILLIQIVAVVGAVLTAKLSAKVGNVKALIFINTIWLVICLVAYWVTLPVHFYITAAFVGLVMGGIQSLSRSTYSKFLPDTQDTTSFFSFYDVTEKVGIVIGMLIYGAIDQITGSMRNAIVFLMVFFAVGIYLLLRVKKWQKANNY; this is encoded by the coding sequence ATGCAAAATCTTCCTAAAGGATCAAAAAAACTATTAAATGCTTGGGCGTTTTACGATTGGGCCAATTCGGTTTACAGCTTGGTTATCGCATCAGCTATTTTTCCTATATTTTACGGTATGCTTTTTAGCCTGCACGGATCTGATTATATTGATTTGAACGGAATTACTTTTAAATCAACTGCACTAATATCTTTTGTAACCGCATTTGCTTTTTTAACCGTTGCTATTTTATCACCTATTTTATCAGGAATAGCTGACTTTACCGGAAGTAAAAAAGGCTTTATGCAATTTTTTTGCTGGTTTGGAGCATTGTGTACCATGGGGTTATATTGGTTTAGCCTAGAAAATATTTATTTTAGTTTGTTTTTGTATTATGGCGGATTAATTGGTTTTTGGGGAAGTTTAGTTTTTTATAATTCGTACTTACCCGATATTGCTTTTACAGAACAACAAGATGCTGTTAGCGCAAAAGGTTATTCAATGGGTTACATTGGTAGCGTATTGCTTATGTTGGTTAATTTGGTTATGGTTATGAAACCTGATTTTTTTGGCATACAAGAAGCAACCCCACAATTAGCTGCGCAAAAAGGAATGCGAATTGCTTTTATTACTGTTGGAGTTTGGTGGATTGTTTTTGCACAATATAGCTTTAAATATTTACCTGTTTTTGCATCAAAAGGTAAGGTAACTAAAAATGTAGTTTGGTCTGGCGTGACTGAGCTAAAAAAAGTTTGGAAAAGCTTGCAACATACACCAGTATTAAAAAAATATTTAGTTGCTTTTTTTGTATATAGCATGGCGGTACAAACCGTAATGTTAGTTGCTACGTATTTTGGTGAACAAGAAATTGCTTGGGCAAATGATGAGCAAAAAACAGTAGGATTAATTGTAAGTATTTTATTAATTCAGATTGTTGCTGTGGTAGGAGCTGTTTTAACAGCAAAATTATCTGCTAAAGTTGGTAATGTAAAAGCACTAATTTTTATAAATACCATTTGGTTGGTTATATGTTTGGTTGCTTATTGGGTAACCTTGCCTGTGCATTTTTACATAACGGCAGCATTTGTTGGTTTGGTAATGGGAGGCATTCAATCGTTATCACGTTCAACTTATTCTAAGTTTTTACCAGATACGCAAGATACTACCTCGTTTTTTAGTTTTTATGATGTGACCGAAAAAGTTGGAATTGTAATTGGTATGCTAATTTATGGCGCTATAGATCAAATTACAGGCAGTATGCGTAATGCTATTGTTTTTTTAATGGTTTTCTTTGCCGTAGGTATTTATTTACTGTTGCGCGTTAAAAAGTGGCAAAAAGCTAATAATTATTAA
- a CDS encoding M48 family metallopeptidase yields the protein MKIKTTLLSCSGALLLAACATNPFTGKSTMALVPDSEIFPSSFQQYSNFIAENKVVKGTADAKRVENIGNKIKEASEKWLTANGYADYLKDYQWQYTLVQSDELNAWCMPGGKIVFYTGILPVAKTDAGIATIMGHEVAHALANHGQQRMSAAKLQQAGSAITQAAVGEKSAVTQQVAMTAYGAVTEYGGMMPFSRKHELEADRIGLTLMAIAGYNPEEAVPFWERMAAQGGGSTPEFLSTHPSNETRINDIKALIPEAKAEAAKFGVNFK from the coding sequence ATGAAAATTAAAACAACATTATTAAGCTGCTCGGGGGCTTTGTTACTTGCTGCATGTGCTACCAATCCGTTTACGGGTAAATCTACCATGGCGTTGGTTCCCGATAGCGAAATTTTTCCATCTTCATTTCAACAATATTCTAATTTTATTGCCGAAAATAAAGTGGTAAAAGGTACTGCTGATGCAAAACGTGTTGAAAATATTGGAAATAAAATTAAAGAAGCTTCTGAAAAATGGTTAACTGCTAATGGATATGCTGATTATTTAAAAGATTACCAATGGCAATATACATTGGTTCAGTCGGACGAATTAAATGCTTGGTGTATGCCGGGTGGTAAAATTGTTTTTTATACTGGTATTTTGCCTGTTGCAAAAACAGATGCTGGAATTGCAACTATTATGGGGCACGAAGTTGCTCACGCATTGGCAAATCACGGCCAACAACGTATGAGTGCGGCTAAATTACAACAAGCTGGATCGGCAATTACGCAAGCGGCTGTTGGCGAAAAAAGTGCCGTAACACAACAAGTTGCTATGACTGCTTATGGTGCCGTAACAGAATATGGCGGTATGATGCCTTTTAGTAGAAAACATGAGCTTGAAGCGGATAGAATTGGATTAACTTTAATGGCGATTGCAGGTTATAACCCAGAAGAAGCTGTGCCTTTTTGGGAAAGAATGGCTGCGCAAGGTGGTGGTTCAACCCCTGAATTTTTGAGCACGCACCCAAGCAATGAAACGCGTATTAACGATATTAAAGCCTTAATTCCAGAAGCAAAAGCAGAAGCTGCAAAATTTGGAGTTAATTTTAAATAA
- a CDS encoding alpha/beta hydrolase, translating to MTSAEKNKQPSLQIPKAIVTTAKLLEKVAPSLLLKFAYKLFITPINYPTPEREKDMIKNSVIETCYIPAFKKKVAVYKYKNPDALKKVLLVHGWSGRGTQLFSIAKEMAKLGYQVISFDGPAHGKSEGKKSTMKEFIQTIQEVDKQYGPFEFVIGHSLGAMAVANALNEGLVVKKAVLISGGDIVTDVIADFVDHLKVDTSYNKKLQDKFEKEYQLKMNDYSVSAVAKNITIPCLIIHDTTDTDVKVEAAYNIHKHLPGSELVITEGLGHRKILGDKTVIQKIISFLN from the coding sequence ATGACATCAGCAGAAAAAAATAAACAACCTTCTTTACAAATACCCAAAGCTATTGTAACTACTGCAAAATTGTTAGAAAAAGTTGCTCCAAGTTTGCTTTTAAAATTTGCCTACAAGTTATTTATTACGCCAATTAATTATCCTACGCCAGAGCGCGAAAAGGACATGATAAAAAATTCGGTTATAGAAACTTGTTATATTCCTGCATTTAAAAAAAAAGTTGCGGTTTATAAATACAAAAATCCGGATGCTTTAAAAAAGGTTTTATTGGTGCATGGTTGGTCTGGCCGTGGTACGCAATTATTTAGCATTGCTAAAGAAATGGCTAAATTGGGTTATCAGGTAATTAGTTTTGATGGCCCGGCACACGGTAAATCTGAAGGTAAAAAAAGCACTATGAAAGAATTTATACAGACCATTCAGGAAGTAGATAAACAATACGGTCCGTTTGAATTTGTTATTGGCCATTCATTAGGTGCTATGGCTGTTGCAAACGCGCTTAACGAAGGTTTAGTTGTTAAAAAAGCTGTGCTTATTTCGGGCGGTGATATTGTTACCGATGTTATTGCAGATTTTGTTGATCATTTAAAAGTTGACACCAGCTACAACAAAAAATTACAAGATAAATTTGAAAAGGAATATCAATTAAAAATGAACGATTATTCGGTTTCTGCTGTAGCAAAAAACATTACCATTCCGTGCTTAATTATTCATGACACAACCGATACCGATGTTAAGGTTGAAGCAGCGTACAACATCCATAAACATCTACCAGGCAGTGAATTGGTAATTACTGAAGGTTTAGGGCACCGTAAAATTTTGGGTGATAAAACAGTAATTCAAAAAATAATTTCTTTTTTAAACTAG
- the msrB gene encoding peptide-methionine (R)-S-oxide reductase MsrB produces MSFPLQKTEEEWLAILGPEKYYILRQKGTERPFTGQYNLHFDKGTYCCAGCGEPLFESDSKFDSHCGWPSFDDSIPGKVLYEHDFSHGMQRIEILCANCGGHLGHVFNDGPQETTGKRYCVNSASINFSE; encoded by the coding sequence ATGAGTTTTCCGCTACAAAAAACAGAAGAAGAATGGTTGGCTATATTAGGACCAGAAAAATATTATATTTTAAGACAAAAAGGCACGGAACGCCCGTTTACCGGACAATATAATTTACATTTTGATAAAGGAACTTATTGTTGTGCCGGATGTGGTGAACCTTTATTTGAATCTGATTCTAAATTTGATTCACATTGTGGTTGGCCAAGTTTTGATGATTCGATTCCGGGCAAAGTTCTTTATGAGCATGATTTTAGCCATGGCATGCAACGCATAGAAATTTTATGTGCCAATTGCGGCGGGCATTTAGGCCATGTTTTTAACGATGGTCCGCAAGAAACTACCGGAAAAAGATATTGTGTAAATTCGGCTTCAATAAATTTCTCTGAATAA
- a CDS encoding histidine kinase: MHFLRLKLLYLSLFLLFTTNSFSQSYLTTQVSRKSGLASNHVTTVFIDSNNKTWVGTDAGVYLFVSGKLYDLIPQNGGAVLKCSDIKQDDNQDLWFATYGNGLYKYAQNQLQQIDESKGLLSNKINRIYIKDELIYIGTDKGLSIYNTETQGIISPKIEQFKKYLDFPIVDFAEINNQLYFITPNDGVFKIINQFKLEPRIVKVRNHDYVTSLFLWQNKIYEGNLNAIKVYNADDYVNNLNSVAEIPIHNANRFINRGDHFIAISRSISGDNGSVHFIYPDNSIKEYKFPDDRFSNSYTKVAINDKTQKAYVATQQDGLMVFDMNPNKRFFKANHATVTKIKDYKEKVIIVYNDRIEIKNKKDDLLYEFDRKFFDDETVDPNLRIHFLNVEVDDDILFVQTNIGKFKITKDFQKFIKVSESEAPIVLQNKKPYCFKKHTNQQPVNEFIGNLYAKNPNSLPNNLQEGYVFDDKIVVLTNNRGLFLIEKGEAKSLVHNKVFPITEISFIQKTQNNTLVVATETDGIFEFDLSKGFKQIKKIPASNLRGETPFFVDNYGPYMIIGTESGIEFFSEDSHFILGESYGLPQNKYITGKVIDDDLYIGGQGGYYKFNIPDFLLYDNKVKNVAINAIFDENKQNYYTSEVEKHKLLKVSSKQNALTIDFIPFTKKDTKGHLVRYKTQPNGPWSSFSAEHVVHIPDLNKKSYQIELEFLDVVNKNRQKFYLLTVEVDHTNWVLIGVILVICICSGFLVFLFYKSKNLVNYLNQITNLDYNLQPQKDAVLLPNASQPAVGTRMVLNALNSHFIFNAISYFQYLLLQKHNQEALQYNEQFAVFFRNLLYNGSQTTVSIQNEINYIKSYLEIERSRFDFTIDFDVIIEDNLDTNDALLPSFVLHPIVEILLNHSFYENSTSAYIKIYIDEVDDASILITYQHNGESIAPIATQVNNRFYNTLQLLEECIKNCNQTKANQITYISELNQNKISFKLYV, from the coding sequence ATGCATTTTTTACGCCTTAAACTACTTTATCTATCTCTTTTCCTTTTATTTACTACAAACTCCTTTTCCCAAAGTTATTTAACCACACAAGTTTCTAGAAAATCAGGATTAGCTAGTAATCATGTTACTACCGTATTTATCGATTCTAACAATAAAACCTGGGTTGGTACCGATGCCGGGGTTTACTTGTTTGTTAGCGGTAAGTTGTACGATTTAATACCGCAAAACGGAGGTGCTGTTTTAAAATGTTCTGACATTAAACAAGATGATAATCAGGATTTATGGTTTGCAACCTATGGTAATGGATTGTATAAATATGCGCAAAACCAGTTGCAACAAATAGATGAATCTAAAGGATTGCTAAGCAATAAAATTAATCGAATTTATATTAAAGATGAATTAATTTATATTGGTACTGATAAAGGATTATCTATTTATAATACCGAAACTCAAGGTATTATTTCTCCTAAAATTGAACAGTTTAAAAAGTATCTGGATTTCCCAATTGTTGATTTTGCAGAAATTAACAACCAACTTTATTTTATAACTCCAAACGACGGGGTGTTTAAAATTATCAATCAATTTAAGCTCGAGCCCCGAATTGTAAAAGTTAGAAATCACGATTACGTTACCAGCTTATTTTTATGGCAAAATAAAATTTACGAAGGAAATTTAAATGCCATTAAAGTTTATAATGCTGACGATTATGTAAATAATTTAAACTCCGTTGCAGAAATTCCGATTCATAACGCCAACCGATTTATAAATCGAGGCGATCATTTTATTGCAATCAGCCGTTCTATTTCTGGCGATAACGGCAGCGTGCATTTTATTTATCCTGACAATAGCATAAAAGAATACAAGTTTCCGGACGATCGATTTTCTAATTCCTATACCAAAGTTGCTATTAACGATAAAACTCAAAAAGCTTATGTTGCAACTCAGCAAGATGGTTTAATGGTTTTTGATATGAATCCAAACAAAAGATTTTTTAAAGCCAACCATGCAACGGTAACTAAAATAAAAGATTATAAAGAAAAGGTTATTATTGTTTATAATGATCGCATCGAAATAAAAAATAAAAAAGACGATTTGTTGTACGAATTTGATCGTAAATTTTTTGACGATGAAACGGTAGATCCTAACTTACGCATCCATTTTTTAAATGTTGAAGTTGATGACGATATTTTATTTGTACAAACCAATATTGGTAAGTTTAAAATAACCAAAGATTTTCAGAAATTTATAAAAGTATCTGAATCCGAAGCGCCAATTGTTTTACAAAATAAAAAGCCTTATTGTTTTAAAAAACATACCAACCAACAACCGGTAAACGAATTTATTGGTAATCTTTACGCAAAAAATCCGAACTCGTTACCAAATAACCTGCAAGAAGGTTATGTTTTTGATGATAAAATAGTAGTTTTAACCAATAATCGCGGGCTTTTTTTAATTGAAAAAGGTGAAGCTAAATCATTGGTACACAATAAGGTTTTTCCGATAACCGAAATAAGTTTTATTCAAAAAACACAAAATAACACATTGGTTGTTGCTACAGAAACCGACGGTATTTTTGAGTTTGATCTTTCCAAAGGTTTTAAGCAAATTAAAAAAATACCAGCCTCAAATTTACGTGGAGAAACGCCATTTTTTGTAGATAATTATGGTCCATATATGATAATTGGTACAGAATCTGGTATTGAGTTTTTTTCTGAAGATTCTCATTTTATATTAGGAGAATCGTACGGATTACCACAAAATAAATACATAACAGGTAAAGTTATTGATGACGATTTATATATTGGCGGGCAGGGAGGATATTACAAATTTAATATTCCCGATTTTTTATTGTACGACAACAAAGTAAAAAACGTGGCTATAAATGCCATTTTTGATGAAAATAAGCAAAATTATTATACTTCAGAAGTAGAAAAGCATAAGCTGTTAAAAGTTAGTTCTAAACAAAATGCTTTAACAATAGATTTTATTCCGTTTACAAAAAAAGATACCAAAGGGCACTTGGTACGCTATAAAACCCAACCTAACGGGCCATGGAGCAGCTTTTCTGCCGAACATGTGGTGCATATTCCTGATTTAAATAAAAAAAGCTATCAAATTGAATTGGAGTTTTTAGATGTTGTAAATAAAAATCGTCAGAAATTTTATTTACTTACGGTTGAGGTTGATCATACCAACTGGGTATTAATTGGTGTTATTTTAGTGATTTGTATTTGTAGTGGTTTTCTTGTGTTTTTATTTTATAAAAGTAAAAATTTGGTAAATTACCTGAATCAAATTACCAATTTAGATTATAACCTTCAACCTCAAAAAGATGCAGTTTTGTTACCTAATGCATCTCAACCCGCTGTAGGAACGCGAATGGTTTTAAATGCATTAAATTCGCACTTTATTTTTAACGCCATAAGTTATTTTCAATACCTATTATTACAAAAACACAATCAGGAAGCTTTGCAATACAACGAGCAATTTGCTGTATTTTTCAGAAACTTATTATATAACGGATCTCAAACAACGGTTTCTATTCAAAACGAAATCAATTATATAAAAAGCTATTTAGAAATAGAACGTTCGCGTTTTGATTTTACTATTGATTTTGATGTGATTATTGAGGATAATTTAGATACCAATGATGCGCTTTTACCATCTTTTGTTTTGCATCCTATTGTAGAAATTTTGCTAAATCATTCATTTTATGAAAATAGCACATCAGCTTACATAAAAATTTATATTGATGAGGTAGATGATGCATCTATTTTAATTACGTACCAACATAACGGCGAATCTATTGCACCCATTGCAACCCAAGTAAATAATAGGTTTTACAATACGTTACAGCTGTTAGAAGAATGTATTAAAAACTGCAACCAAACAAAAGCCAACCAAATTACATATATTTCTGAATTAAACCAAAATAAAATTAGCTTTAAATTGTACGTTTAA
- a CDS encoding LytR/AlgR family response regulator transcription factor: protein MIKAIIIDDELHVRKHIEEICKQSFPNEIQIVASCGTIDEGVKNITQLKPDFIFLDISIQNKSGFEVVERTKNVVNCEIVFVTAHAEYAIRAFESAAMHYILKPITENHIKEVVARLKKRKTQTTKVDRISILMDNMSTNSTYSPRIVIPNAHGFEVFSVNTITHLKADGSYCEIFTINDEKGFVCSKSLKSVQDQLDPAIFKKCHRSYLVNINYVKSFDKSLGNIYLVDGTVLPMSIRNKKDFSNAFFTP, encoded by the coding sequence ATGATTAAAGCAATAATAATTGACGACGAACTGCACGTTCGGAAACACATTGAGGAAATTTGCAAACAGTCATTTCCAAATGAAATACAAATTGTAGCTTCATGCGGAACTATTGATGAAGGGGTTAAAAATATAACCCAATTAAAACCCGATTTTATTTTTCTAGATATTAGTATTCAAAATAAAAGCGGATTTGAGGTGGTAGAGCGGACTAAAAACGTCGTAAACTGCGAAATTGTATTTGTTACAGCACATGCAGAATATGCCATACGCGCTTTTGAGTCGGCTGCCATGCATTATATTTTAAAACCAATTACCGAAAATCATATTAAAGAAGTGGTTGCACGCTTAAAAAAGCGTAAAACACAAACTACCAAAGTAGATCGGATTTCTATATTAATGGATAATATGAGTACCAATTCTACATACAGCCCTCGTATTGTAATCCCGAATGCCCACGGATTTGAGGTTTTTAGCGTAAATACAATTACGCATTTAAAAGCAGACGGCTCGTATTGTGAAATTTTTACCATTAATGACGAAAAAGGTTTTGTATGTTCTAAATCATTAAAAAGTGTTCAAGATCAGCTTGATCCTGCAATTTTTAAAAAATGCCATCGCAGTTATTTAGTAAACATCAATTATGTAAAATCTTTCGATAAATCTTTAGGCAATATTTATTTGGTTGACGGAACGGTATTACCAATGTCTATTAGAAATAAAAAAGATTTTTCAAATGCATTTTTTACGCCTTAA